Proteins encoded together in one Polaribacter reichenbachii window:
- a CDS encoding riboflavin synthase subunit beta, whose amino-acid sequence MGFLKRTNKKFDYQPRYYKGEGNPFKIEHKLDKFRTTTGKNKGLKSKFSAAINEFKDSENKFNKTIVYIVLILVLIFLYIIDFDLSIFINN is encoded by the coding sequence ATGGGATTTTTAAAAAGAACAAATAAAAAATTTGATTACCAACCTCGTTATTATAAAGGAGAAGGAAATCCTTTTAAGATAGAACATAAACTAGATAAATTTAGAACAACAACAGGAAAAAACAAAGGCTTAAAATCTAAATTTTCTGCAGCCATAAACGAATTTAAAGATTCAGAAAACAAGTTTAACAAAACCATTGTTTACATTGTTTTAATTCTTGTTTTAATTTTCTTGTACATTATAGATTTCGATTTATCCATATTCATTAATAATTAA
- the ribH gene encoding 6,7-dimethyl-8-ribityllumazine synthase: MATTNLSYYDKATIPNAKPFRFGIVVSEWNPEITQNLKKGAIETFLDCGATKENIISWDVPGSFELVYGCKKMIQSQQVDAIIAIGNVIQGETKHFDFVCEGVTQGIVDLNIKYDVPVIFCVLTDNTKQQSLDRSGGKLGNKGIECAVAAVKMAALKNIDRTSDSIGF; this comes from the coding sequence ATGGCTACAACCAATTTATCATATTACGATAAAGCAACAATCCCAAATGCGAAACCTTTTCGATTTGGGATTGTTGTTTCTGAATGGAATCCAGAAATTACTCAGAACCTTAAAAAAGGAGCAATAGAAACTTTTTTAGATTGTGGTGCTACTAAAGAAAATATTATTTCTTGGGATGTACCTGGTAGTTTTGAACTTGTTTATGGATGCAAAAAAATGATTCAATCTCAACAAGTTGATGCAATTATTGCTATTGGAAATGTAATACAAGGAGAAACAAAACATTTCGATTTTGTTTGTGAAGGTGTTACACAAGGTATTGTAGATTTAAATATTAAATACGATGTACCTGTAATTTTCTGTGTTTTAACAGACAATACCAAACAACAATCTTTAGATAGATCTGGAGGAAAATTAGGTAATAAAGGTATAGAATGTGCTGTTGCTGCTGTAAAAATGGCAGCTCTTAAAAACATTGACAGAACTTCTGATAGTATTGGTTTTTAA
- a CDS encoding tetratricopeptide repeat protein → MATYKKRGYKPKNKQEEQQVENMESTTAEVFNTLDETASKSEQWIEKNSKVLFGALVAIVVVFLAFLGYNKYIVEPNELDASNELAFPRKYFDEAATAGSGIDSLLTLGLEGADGKYGFIDIADSYSGTDAGNMANYYAGVSYLQMKQYDKAIEFLSKFDSDDEMLGPVALGAIGDAFSDIDQEEDALEYYEKAANKKTNDFTTPLFLYKAGQTAMNLKEYSKAEDLFSKIKESYPKSDQGRDVEKFINAAKYAQ, encoded by the coding sequence ATGGCAACATACAAGAAGAGAGGATACAAACCTAAGAATAAACAAGAAGAACAACAAGTAGAAAATATGGAAAGCACAACTGCTGAAGTATTTAATACTTTAGATGAAACTGCTTCTAAATCTGAACAATGGATAGAAAAAAATAGCAAAGTTTTATTTGGTGCTTTAGTAGCAATTGTTGTTGTTTTCTTAGCTTTTTTAGGGTATAATAAATATATAGTAGAACCAAATGAGTTAGATGCATCTAACGAATTGGCTTTTCCTCGAAAATATTTTGATGAAGCAGCAACTGCTGGTTCTGGTATAGATTCTCTTTTAACTCTAGGTTTAGAAGGTGCTGATGGTAAATATGGTTTTATAGATATTGCAGATTCTTACAGTGGTACAGATGCAGGAAATATGGCAAATTATTATGCTGGTGTTTCTTATTTACAAATGAAACAATATGATAAAGCCATCGAATTTTTAAGCAAATTTGATTCTGATGACGAAATGTTAGGTCCTGTTGCATTAGGTGCAATTGGAGATGCTTTTTCTGATATTGATCAAGAAGAAGATGCTTTAGAATATTATGAAAAAGCGGCTAATAAAAAAACAAACGATTTTACAACTCCTTTATTTTTATACAAAGCAGGACAAACTGCTATGAATTTAAAAGAATACAGTAAAGCAGAAGATTTATTTTCTAAAATTAAAGAAAGCTACCCAAAATCTGATCAAGGTAGAGATGTAGAAAAATTTATCAATGCAGCAAAATATGCGCAATAA
- the recF gene encoding DNA replication/repair protein RecF (All proteins in this family for which functions are known are DNA-binding proteins that assist the filamentation of RecA onto DNA for the initiation of recombination or recombinational repair.) yields the protein MYLQKISIVNFKNIESQTFDFQEKINCFVGNNGVGKTNVLDAIYYLSFTKSYFNSVAVQNIKHGEGFFMIEGNYLLNDRIEKIVCSLKKGQKKVLKRNEKAYGKFSEHIGQFPLVIISPADRDLVTEGSDTRRKFIDGVISQQNKSYLQDLIAYNKVLSQRNALLKYFAANRTFDALNLSVYDEQLANYASKIYKIRKAFLEEFIPIFNNKYQIISGDKEQVNLNYKSQLHDFNMEDLLKKSLEKDRVIQYTTSGIHKDDLSFEIGDYPIKKFGSQGQQKSYLIALKLAQFQFIKQQSKVTPILLLDDIFDKLDENRVAQIIDLVNNDEFGQIFITDTHSDRTENILKQGDKEYQIFKL from the coding sequence ATGTATTTACAGAAAATTTCTATTGTAAATTTTAAAAATATCGAATCGCAAACCTTTGATTTTCAGGAGAAAATAAATTGTTTTGTGGGTAATAATGGTGTAGGTAAAACCAATGTTTTAGATGCAATTTATTACTTGTCTTTTACCAAAAGCTACTTTAATTCTGTGGCTGTACAGAATATTAAACACGGTGAAGGTTTTTTTATGATAGAAGGTAATTACCTTTTAAATGATAGAATTGAAAAAATTGTTTGTAGTTTAAAAAAGGGACAAAAAAAGGTTTTAAAGAGAAATGAAAAAGCTTACGGAAAATTTTCTGAACATATAGGTCAGTTTCCTTTGGTAATCATTTCGCCTGCAGATCGAGATTTGGTTACAGAAGGTAGTGATACGCGTAGAAAATTTATAGATGGTGTAATTTCTCAACAAAATAAATCGTATTTACAAGATTTAATTGCTTATAATAAAGTATTAAGTCAGAGAAATGCTTTGTTAAAATATTTTGCTGCTAACAGAACTTTCGATGCTTTGAATTTAAGTGTTTACGATGAGCAATTAGCTAATTATGCAAGTAAAATTTATAAAATAAGAAAGGCTTTTTTAGAAGAGTTTATTCCTATTTTTAATAATAAATATCAAATAATTTCTGGTGATAAAGAGCAAGTAAATCTGAATTATAAAAGTCAGTTACACGATTTTAATATGGAAGATTTATTAAAGAAATCCTTAGAAAAAGATAGAGTAATTCAATATACGACCTCAGGGATTCATAAAGATGATTTAAGTTTTGAGATTGGAGATTATCCTATTAAAAAGTTTGGTTCTCAGGGTCAACAGAAATCATATTTAATTGCTTTAAAATTGGCACAGTTTCAGTTTATAAAACAACAATCTAAAGTTACACCTATATTATTGCTAGATGATATTTTTGATAAATTAGATGAAAACAGAGTTGCACAAATTATAGACTTAGTAAATAATGATGAATTTGGACAGATTTTTATTACTGATACGCATTCTGATAGAACAGAGAATATTTTAAAACAAGGTGATAAAGAATATCAGATTTTTAAGCTGTAG
- a CDS encoding DUF721 domain-containing protein — translation MAKRENDSFSIEDLMKTFIKENNLSKGMQKLKVEETWNKMMGPGVATHTTSVKLQNKTLIIQLKSSVLREELSYGKDKIIKMMNEELGETIITKLMLV, via the coding sequence ATGGCAAAGAGAGAAAACGATTCCTTTTCGATAGAAGATTTAATGAAAACCTTTATCAAAGAAAATAATTTGAGCAAAGGAATGCAAAAATTAAAAGTAGAAGAAACTTGGAATAAAATGATGGGGCCAGGAGTTGCTACGCATACTACTTCTGTAAAATTGCAAAATAAGACTTTAATTATTCAATTAAAATCTTCGGTTTTAAGAGAGGAATTAAGTTACGGAAAAGATAAAATCATTAAAATGATGAATGAAGAATTAGGAGAAACTATTATAACTAAATTGATGTTGGTTTAA
- a CDS encoding glycoside hydrolase family 2 TIM barrel-domain containing protein: MKIQKLLFLFLISINLTAQQNDWENPNVNQINRLPSKATFYSYETEKLAKSDNREASENFLSLNGDWNFFWVKKPVDAINDFYKSNYDASKWKTIDIPSNWEMRGYGTPIYTNSTYPFFSDFPFINHSDNPVGHYIKEIEIDENWSEKDLILHFGGVSSAFYVWVNGNFVGYSEDTRLSSEFDITKYTQIGKNKIAVKVFRWSDGSYLEAQDHWRLSGIEREVYIKAVPKVRLADFFVQTDLDEGYKDATLKVRPKIIANIKNKYLKKVGHFGDAPLKTTVDNWTLTTKLYDENGNDIGVSHQMKLGDYFGEFYPQRDNVYFGSLIEIPVKSPKKWSSDHPYLYTAIFTLTNDDGKTIEFVSTKIGFRETKFDDKGRFLVNGNPVKMIGVNRHDHHMKNGKTLTRAEMEEDVKLMKQFNFNAVRTSHYPNDPYFYDLCDKYGIYVMDEANLETHGVRGKLSNVTEWSNAYLERAVRMVERDKNHPSIVFWSLGNESGTGPNHAAMASWIKSYDPTRFIHYEGAQGDPTHKDYKINYYNHGKGNPTDPQYVDMLSRMYPQPSEYESLINNTSFDKRPVLMCEYAHAMGNSVGNMKEYWDVIYKYDRALGGYIWDWIDQGIVKKDENGTEFLAYGGDFGDKPNSGSFCINGIIAADRTPKPEIYECKKVNQPIIISKIDVLQGTFKITSRHQTTHLSNYNFIWNVEKDGISILSGAVNDLTLAPYETKKFKIDLKKLKLKGNSDYYINFKGNLKEKTLWADANYTVFEEQFLIPNQTEIKKSKSKNYPSLNVNENDALIIINNKNLNIRIDKKKGTINQYAYKNVSYFEAPLQLNFWRPETENDAAYRRAKKQTSERDWLNAADNFKVTTANINQNKKGIVIVTITGEIDQPKTDIILRYTIYGDGKVVTDYKANIDKNAPNIPKIGMQFDIANQYKNITYLGKGPKANYSDRNTASHFGLFKENALTMNYMYVLPQEYGNHMGTKWFQLENSRKKGLLIKGLQPLNFSVLPYSTKNIEKATHTNELKERKELTVNIDLIQMGVGGDNTWSKRAEPHKEYRITPKEYSYSFSIEPLK, translated from the coding sequence ATGAAAATCCAGAAACTTTTATTTCTATTTTTAATTTCTATCAATTTAACAGCCCAACAAAATGATTGGGAAAATCCGAATGTAAATCAAATAAACAGATTACCATCTAAAGCTACTTTTTACAGTTACGAAACTGAAAAATTAGCAAAAAGTGATAACAGAGAGGCTTCAGAAAACTTTTTATCCTTAAACGGAGATTGGAACTTTTTCTGGGTTAAAAAACCTGTAGATGCTATAAATGATTTTTACAAATCGAATTATGATGCTTCTAAATGGAAAACCATTGATATACCATCAAACTGGGAAATGAGAGGTTACGGAACACCAATTTACACGAATTCTACTTACCCGTTTTTTAGTGATTTTCCTTTTATAAATCATTCTGATAATCCTGTTGGTCATTATATCAAAGAAATAGAGATTGATGAAAATTGGTCTGAAAAAGATTTAATTCTTCATTTTGGAGGTGTTTCTTCTGCTTTTTATGTTTGGGTAAATGGAAATTTTGTGGGTTATAGTGAAGACACAAGATTATCATCTGAATTCGATATTACAAAATATACTCAAATAGGTAAAAATAAAATTGCTGTAAAAGTTTTTAGATGGTCTGATGGAAGTTATTTAGAAGCGCAAGATCACTGGCGTTTAAGCGGAATTGAAAGAGAAGTTTATATAAAAGCTGTACCAAAAGTACGTTTAGCAGATTTCTTTGTACAAACAGATTTAGATGAAGGTTATAAAGATGCCACTCTTAAAGTTAGACCTAAAATAATTGCAAATATCAAAAACAAATATTTAAAAAAAGTTGGTCATTTTGGTGATGCACCTCTTAAAACCACTGTTGATAACTGGACATTAACAACCAAACTTTATGATGAAAATGGAAATGATATTGGTGTTTCTCATCAAATGAAATTGGGTGATTATTTTGGAGAATTTTATCCACAGAGAGACAATGTCTATTTTGGAAGTTTAATTGAAATCCCAGTAAAATCGCCTAAAAAATGGTCTTCAGATCATCCGTATTTATACACTGCAATTTTTACCTTAACTAATGATGATGGTAAAACAATTGAGTTTGTAAGTACAAAAATTGGTTTTAGAGAAACAAAATTCGATGATAAAGGTCGTTTTTTAGTAAATGGAAATCCTGTAAAAATGATTGGTGTTAACAGACACGATCATCATATGAAAAACGGAAAAACCCTTACCAGAGCAGAAATGGAAGAAGATGTTAAATTAATGAAACAATTTAATTTTAACGCTGTAAGAACTTCTCACTATCCTAATGACCCATATTTTTATGATTTATGTGATAAATACGGAATTTATGTAATGGACGAGGCTAATTTAGAAACGCATGGAGTTAGAGGAAAATTAAGCAATGTTACAGAATGGTCTAATGCGTATTTAGAACGTGCTGTAAGAATGGTAGAAAGAGATAAAAATCATCCAAGTATTGTATTTTGGTCTTTAGGTAACGAATCTGGTACTGGACCAAATCACGCAGCAATGGCTAGCTGGATAAAAAGCTACGACCCTACTCGTTTTATACATTACGAAGGTGCACAAGGAGATCCTACTCATAAAGACTATAAAATTAATTATTATAATCACGGAAAAGGAAACCCTACAGATCCTCAATATGTAGATATGTTAAGTAGAATGTACCCACAACCTTCTGAATATGAATCTTTAATAAACAATACAAGTTTTGACAAAAGACCGGTTTTAATGTGCGAATATGCACACGCAATGGGGAATTCTGTTGGTAATATGAAAGAATATTGGGATGTAATTTACAAGTATGATAGAGCTTTAGGTGGATATATTTGGGATTGGATTGACCAAGGAATTGTAAAAAAAGATGAAAATGGAACTGAGTTTTTAGCTTATGGTGGCGATTTTGGTGACAAACCAAATTCGGGTAGTTTTTGTATTAACGGAATTATTGCTGCAGATAGAACTCCTAAACCAGAAATTTATGAGTGTAAAAAAGTAAATCAGCCTATAATTATTTCTAAAATTGATGTTTTACAAGGAACTTTTAAAATTACAAGCAGACATCAAACAACTCATTTAAGTAATTATAATTTTATTTGGAATGTAGAAAAAGATGGAATAAGCATTCTTTCTGGTGCTGTTAATGATTTAACTTTAGCTCCTTACGAAACTAAAAAATTCAAAATTGATTTAAAGAAATTAAAGCTTAAAGGTAATAGCGATTATTACATCAATTTTAAAGGAAACTTAAAAGAGAAAACTCTATGGGCAGATGCTAATTATACGGTTTTTGAAGAGCAATTTTTAATCCCGAATCAAACAGAAATCAAAAAAAGTAAATCTAAAAATTACCCAAGTTTAAATGTTAATGAAAATGATGCTTTAATAATCATCAATAATAAAAACTTAAATATTAGAATTGATAAGAAAAAGGGTACTATTAATCAATATGCTTACAAGAATGTAAGTTATTTTGAAGCTCCTTTGCAATTGAATTTCTGGAGACCAGAAACAGAAAATGATGCTGCTTACAGAAGAGCCAAAAAACAAACATCAGAAAGAGATTGGTTAAATGCCGCAGATAATTTTAAGGTTACAACTGCAAATATCAATCAAAATAAAAAAGGAATCGTTATTGTAACTATTACTGGAGAAATAGATCAACCAAAAACTGATATAATATTGCGTTATACCATTTATGGTGATGGAAAAGTGGTTACAGATTACAAGGCAAATATTGATAAAAATGCACCAAACATTCCGAAAATAGGAATGCAATTTGATATTGCTAATCAGTATAAAAACATAACTTATCTAGGTAAAGGACCAAAAGCAAATTATTCTGATAGAAATACTGCTTCTCATTTTGGGTTGTTTAAAGAGAACGCTTTAACTATGAATTATATGTATGTTTTACCCCAAGAATATGGTAATCATATGGGTACAAAATGGTTTCAACTAGAAAATAGTCGTAAAAAAGGATTGTTAATCAAAGGTTTACAACCCCTAAATTTTAGTGTTTTGCCTTATAGTACTAAAAACATTGAAAAGGCAACACACACTAACGAACTTAAAGAAAGAAAAGAATTGACGGTAAATATCGATTTAATTCAAATGGGAGTTGGTGGAGATAATACTTGGTCTAAAAGAGCTGAACCACACAAAGAATACAGAATTACACCAAAAGAATATTCTTATAGTTTTAGTATTGAGCCATTAAAATAA
- a CDS encoding nucleoside-diphosphate kinase gives MATNRTFTMLKPDAVENGHTGAILEKINAAGFRIVALKKTQMTKADAETFYAVHNERPFFGELVEFMTRGPIIAAILEKENAVEDFRTLIGATNPADAAEGTIRKLYATSMGENAVHGSDSDENAEIEGNFHFSGREQF, from the coding sequence ATGGCAACAAATAGAACATTTACAATGCTTAAACCAGATGCTGTAGAAAACGGACACACTGGTGCAATTTTAGAAAAGATTAATGCTGCAGGATTTAGAATTGTAGCGTTAAAGAAAACTCAAATGACGAAAGCTGATGCAGAAACTTTTTATGCTGTGCATAATGAGCGTCCGTTTTTTGGAGAATTAGTTGAGTTCATGACAAGAGGACCAATAATTGCTGCTATCTTAGAAAAAGAAAATGCAGTTGAAGATTTTAGAACTTTAATTGGTGCAACAAACCCTGCTGATGCAGCTGAAGGAACAATCAGAAAATTATATGCAACTTCTATGGGAGAAAATGCTGTTCATGGTTCTGATTCTGATGAAAATGCTGAAATCGAAGGAAACTTTCACTTTTCTGGTAGAGAGCAATTCTAA
- a CDS encoding alkaline phosphatase D family protein, producing MKKIFIIIIASTILFSCVAKQTNSKQVTTRKADFTIAFGSCNKQNETNVLWQEVHKNNPDLWIWGGDIIYSDTENMHKMKKDYNILLNQEEYKTIQNSMPIMATWDDHDYGINDGGTEFPKKKEAQQLFLDFLNVDKKSERRTRSGVYHSKEFKTEKGSVKVIILDTRYHRTALTEAKGKKRYTPNKYGEGTILGDTQWKWLKSELTNSKADFNVIVSSIQVLSAEHGFETWGNFPHEVDQLKKIIKESKAKKVLLLSGDRHISEFSKTIVDALSYPLIDFTSSGLTHSYEGFTSEPNQYRIQKVISKISFGVLKFNFDKNKITMQMRGKDNILQQELIQVYH from the coding sequence ATGAAAAAAATATTTATAATCATTATTGCTAGCACTATACTTTTTTCTTGTGTAGCAAAGCAAACGAACTCAAAACAAGTTACAACTCGTAAAGCAGATTTTACTATTGCTTTTGGTTCTTGCAACAAACAAAACGAAACCAATGTTTTATGGCAAGAAGTTCACAAAAATAATCCGGATTTATGGATTTGGGGTGGAGATATTATTTACTCAGACACAGAAAATATGCATAAAATGAAAAAGGATTATAATATATTATTAAACCAAGAAGAATATAAAACCATACAAAATAGTATGCCTATTATGGCTACTTGGGATGATCACGATTATGGTATAAATGATGGTGGAACTGAATTCCCAAAAAAGAAAGAAGCTCAACAATTATTTTTAGATTTTTTAAATGTTGATAAAAAAAGTGAAAGAAGAACAAGATCTGGAGTTTATCATTCTAAAGAATTTAAGACAGAAAAAGGAAGTGTTAAAGTAATTATCTTAGATACTAGATATCATAGAACAGCCTTAACAGAGGCAAAAGGAAAAAAAAGATATACCCCAAATAAATATGGAGAAGGTACCATTTTGGGTGATACTCAATGGAAATGGTTGAAATCTGAATTAACAAATTCTAAGGCAGACTTTAATGTAATTGTAAGCAGCATACAAGTTTTATCTGCTGAACACGGTTTTGAAACTTGGGGAAATTTTCCGCATGAAGTAGATCAACTAAAAAAAATAATTAAAGAATCTAAAGCAAAAAAAGTGTTATTACTTTCTGGAGACAGGCATATCTCTGAATTTTCTAAAACTATTGTTGATGCTTTATCCTACCCTTTAATCGATTTTACATCTAGTGGATTAACACATTCTTATGAAGGTTTTACATCTGAACCCAATCAATATAGAATACAAAAAGTTATTTCTAAAATTAGTTTTGGGGTGTTAAAATTTAATTTTGATAAAAATAAAATTACGATGCAGATGAGAGGGAAAGACAACATATTGCAACAAGAATTAATACAAGTATATCATTAA
- a CDS encoding DHH family phosphoesterase, with amino-acid sequence MILKGLEDLKGFLEEPKKIVIVGHRNPDGDAMGSTLALKHYLDKKGHKSTVVMPNDYPDFLNWLPGTDSTYLFDWQNKQSKRAINNSDIIFLLDFNALHRVGSDMQNTLEAYKNDFAMIDHHQQPDDVKYMYSDTEICSTCQMVYQFIEMNNDLDVIDANIATCLYTGIMTDTGSFRFRSTTSTTHRIIADLIDKGAENDRIHNNVYDANSYNRLLLLGQALSNLQILPNYKTAYITLTDAEKKRFDFKKGDTEGVVNYALSLKGIIFAAIFIEDKEQGIIKISFRSKGNFSVNQFARNHFNGGGHDNAAGGRSDLPMAQTITKFTSLVPEYQQELETSYEA; translated from the coding sequence ATGATTTTGAAAGGACTTGAAGATTTAAAAGGGTTTTTAGAAGAACCAAAAAAAATAGTAATTGTAGGACATAGAAATCCTGATGGAGATGCAATGGGTTCTACATTGGCTTTAAAGCATTATTTAGATAAAAAAGGACATAAAAGTACAGTTGTTATGCCTAATGATTACCCAGATTTTTTAAACTGGTTGCCAGGTACAGATTCAACTTATTTATTCGATTGGCAAAACAAACAATCTAAAAGAGCAATCAATAATTCTGATATTATTTTCTTGCTAGATTTTAATGCTTTGCATAGAGTAGGTAGTGATATGCAAAACACTTTAGAAGCATATAAAAATGATTTTGCTATGATAGATCATCATCAACAACCAGATGATGTAAAATACATGTATTCTGATACTGAGATTTGTTCTACTTGTCAAATGGTGTATCAATTTATTGAAATGAATAACGATTTAGATGTAATTGATGCCAATATTGCTACTTGTTTATATACAGGTATAATGACAGATACAGGTTCTTTTCGATTTAGATCTACCACAAGTACAACGCACAGAATTATTGCAGATTTAATTGATAAAGGTGCTGAAAACGATAGAATTCATAACAACGTTTACGATGCCAATTCTTACAATAGATTGTTGTTATTAGGGCAGGCATTAAGTAATTTACAGATTTTACCTAATTACAAAACAGCTTATATAACCTTAACTGATGCAGAAAAGAAGCGTTTCGATTTTAAAAAAGGAGATACAGAAGGTGTTGTGAATTATGCGTTATCGTTAAAAGGAATAATTTTTGCAGCTATTTTTATTGAAGATAAAGAGCAAGGAATTATTAAAATATCGTTTAGATCTAAAGGTAATTTTTCTGTAAATCAATTTGCCAGAAATCATTTTAATGGCGGAGGCCATGATAATGCAGCAGGCGGTAGGTCAGATTTACCAATGGCACAAACAATAACAAAATTCACATCTTTAGTTCCAGAATATCAACAAGAATTAGAAACCTCTTATGAAGCATAG
- the gldI gene encoding gliding motility-associated peptidyl-prolyl isomerase GldI, translating to MLICFSCSKIEPRKPINPKPSTTLYFEAMQQNKILNRQEDDKILQIIKNDSLSTYYQSSNGFWYKYINKIKEDLPTPNKGNEVTFEYNITDLRDSIIYSKQELGIKTYAIDKQDIISGLQKGIKLMKIGETITFVIPSYSAFGIAGDGKKIGINQSIKSTVTLINIK from the coding sequence ATGTTAATTTGTTTTTCGTGCTCAAAAATTGAGCCTAGAAAACCAATTAATCCTAAACCATCTACCACACTTTATTTTGAAGCTATGCAACAAAATAAAATTTTAAATAGACAGGAAGATGATAAGATTTTACAAATCATAAAAAACGATTCTTTAAGTACTTATTATCAATCTTCAAATGGATTTTGGTACAAATACATCAACAAAATTAAAGAAGATTTACCAACGCCTAATAAAGGAAACGAGGTAACTTTTGAGTACAATATTACAGATTTAAGAGATTCTATAATTTATAGTAAACAAGAATTAGGAATTAAAACGTACGCTATAGATAAACAAGACATAATTTCTGGTTTACAAAAAGGAATAAAGTTGATGAAAATAGGAGAAACCATTACATTTGTAATTCCGTCTTATAGCGCTTTTGGTATTGCAGGCGATGGAAAAAAAATTGGAATAAATCAATCAATAAAAAGTACAGTAACATTAATAAATATTAAATAA
- a CDS encoding FKBP-type peptidyl-prolyl cis-trans isomerase — MRVLKNLAIITVLGTMVSCGNQVKNASSLETEIDSASYALGMDMALKVKANFDKADTDLFLQGYRNGIDSTNLLIEEKDLNNFLRVFFQKQQAEKMKEQQAKAEKDALIKFADNKKAGEEFLALNKVKDGIETTESGLQYIVLKEGKGENIKPTDKVKIHYHGTTIDGEVFDSTVDRKSPYTSNANVFVPGFNEALSLMKVGSKYKVFIPQELAYGAQQRGQLIKPFSTLVFEIEMLEIIK, encoded by the coding sequence ATGAGAGTATTAAAAAATTTAGCAATTATTACGGTTTTAGGAACAATGGTTTCATGCGGAAATCAAGTAAAAAACGCAAGTTCTTTAGAAACTGAAATAGATTCAGCTAGTTACGCTTTAGGTATGGATATGGCTTTAAAAGTAAAAGCTAATTTTGATAAAGCAGATACAGATTTATTTTTACAAGGATATAGAAACGGAATCGATTCTACAAACTTGTTAATCGAAGAAAAAGACTTAAATAATTTTTTAAGAGTTTTCTTTCAAAAACAACAAGCAGAAAAAATGAAAGAGCAGCAAGCTAAAGCAGAAAAAGATGCTTTAATAAAATTTGCTGATAACAAAAAAGCTGGAGAAGAATTTTTAGCATTAAATAAAGTTAAAGATGGTATAGAAACTACAGAAAGTGGTTTACAATATATTGTTCTTAAAGAAGGTAAAGGAGAAAATATTAAGCCAACAGATAAAGTTAAAATTCATTATCATGGAACTACAATCGATGGTGAGGTTTTTGATAGTACAGTAGACAGAAAATCGCCATATACATCTAATGCAAATGTTTTTGTACCAGGATTTAATGAAGCGTTATCTTTAATGAAAGTAGGTTCTAAATACAAAGTTTTTATTCCTCAAGAATTAGCATATGGTGCACAACAAAGAGGACAATTAATTAAACCTTTTTCTACTTTAGTTTTTGAAATTGAAATGTTAGAAATTATAAAGTAA